The Salvelinus namaycush isolate Seneca chromosome 37, SaNama_1.0, whole genome shotgun sequence sequence TGGATGCATCCGGCTAACACCACATTCTGTTTGCTTTTGGCAGAAGATAGGTTTGAGTTCGTTCATTCTACGATTGATCTTTCCTATATAATGTTCAATCTATCTTTCCTCAAGATCTCAGTACCTGTCGGTAGGTGTTGGTGCCGATGATGGGCCGGATCATAGGAACAGCCATAGGAATACCCATAGGGAGCACCTCCATCACTACAGGGTCTCCTGCAGTCATTGCCACTTGACCCCCCAGGACCTCCTGCTCAAACCTGGATCAAAACCAACACAAGAGTTACCAATAGATGACGATTGTCATGAGCTATTGTTTGCCTGTCCTGATAGAGAAGAAAGACCATTTCGTAGGGGTTGTTTTGGCATAGTCACCACACACATCATTGCAATCTTATTGAAGGTAACCGAAGTGTCACGCCTCAACTCTTGTACTCACAGAGCCATTTCAGCCTCCATCTCCTTCAACCGCTCCTCTCCGGATTTCATCGCCATACTTACTGCAAAGACAAACGTTTTGTTGGTAGTCCATTCTTTGGTGTTAAACACATCTAGAGAGCTACTGAAAATGTGTACAGTCAACGTCTGGCTAACACCAAATGCATTGATAGTTGGCTTGTTTACGTTAGAACTACTGTATTGGCTAGTAACGTGAACTGTTTGCTAATAGTTATCGCTAGTTGTCTGGCTAACGTTAACCAGGATGTCAAAATAAAACATTCAGCAAGTTAGTACAGAACGTATACGTACAAAACGTTATTACCCTAAATCGTGACGTTCCAAAACTCTTGAATCTTAACTAGCTATTTAAATAAAGCATGAATTGTTGTATTTGTCCGTCCCTGGAAACCGAGGCCAACGTTGTCCAAAACAGCTAGTCGCATTATTATGACGTGGAGTCTTGGTTGCGTTCCATTCCGACGGTGTGGTTGGGTCTGTTCCAGGGGGTCTGATCTTCTTCGTGTGGTTTTCCGGCAGACAAGACACTGTTGAATATTGTTGCCTTTCACAGTTCGGAAAGTGCATTgcacatttgttcacaaaaaaaaGGGAAATTgcaccaccatctaaccctattTATAAagtgggtggttcgagccctgaatgctgattgactgacagccgtggtatatcagaccgtataccacgggtatgacatttatttttactgctctaattatgttagTAACCAGTTTAAAATAGCAATAATAGCAAATACCACagcccctcgtgccttattgcgtAAATA is a genomic window containing:
- the LOC120031423 gene encoding RNA-binding protein 42-like; the encoded protein is MAMKSGEERLKEMEAEMALFEQEVLGGQVAMTAGDPVVMEVLPMGIPMAVPMIRPIIGTNTYRQVQQTLDARAATFVGHHRTFYHVPSPDVLPCPGPAVFDYLSL